The following are encoded together in the Cynocephalus volans isolate mCynVol1 chromosome 4, mCynVol1.pri, whole genome shotgun sequence genome:
- the EPS8L2 gene encoding epidermal growth factor receptor kinase substrate 8-like protein 2, whose protein sequence is MSQLGSVSCCPGATNGSLGRSGSVAKMSAKDLFEQRKKYSNSNIIMHETSQYHVQHLATFIMDKSEAIGSVDDAIRKLVQLSSKEKIWTQEMLLQVNDQSVRLLDIESQEELENFPLPTVQHSQTVLDQLRYPSVLLLVCQDAEQSRPDIHFFHCDEVEAELVHEDIESALADCRLGKKMRPQTLKGHQEKIRQRLSILPPPQGPAPIPFQSHGEDSPQARNRVGPLLGEPGYRCRESQDEEPRAVLAQKIEKETQILNCALDDIEWFVARLQKAAEAFKQLNQRKKGKKRGKKGPAEGVLTLRARPPSEGEFVDCFQKTKLAINLLAKLQKHIQNPSAAELLHFLFGPLDLIINTCGGPNIARSVSSPLLSCDAVSFLRGHLVPKEMSLWELLGETWTRPRSEWPREPQVPFYVPKFHSGWEPPLDVLQEAPWEVEGLASSLSDQPTPVGRPTVRHSPKHSLTSELTAPGDAGAPVSSPHTHRGYQPTPAMAKYVKILYDFTARNANELSVLKDEVLEVLEDGRQWWKLRNRSGQAGYVPCNILDEARPEDAGAPPEQAGQKYWGPASPTHKLPASFAGNKDELMQHMDEVNDELLRKISHIKAQPQRQFRVGRSQHVHRPLTYESGPGEVRAWLEAKAFSSRVVESLGILTGPQLFSLNKDELRKVCGEEGARVYSQLTVQKAVLEKQQSGSELEELMSKFHSKNQRREENS, encoded by the exons ATGAGCCAGCTGGGGTCCGTGAGCTGCTGCCCGGGTGCCACCAA TGGCAGCCTGGGCCGGTCTGGCAGTGTGGCCAAGATGAGCGCCAAGGACCTGTTTG AGCAGAGGAAGAAGTACTCCAACTCCAACATCATCATGCACGAGACCTCCCAGTACCATGTCCAG CACTTGGCCACATTCATCATGGACAAGAGCGAAGCCATTGGGTCTGTGGATGACGCCATCCGGAAGCTGGTGCAGCTGAGCTCCAAGGAGAAGATCTGGACCCAGGAGATGTTGCTGCAGGTGAACGACCAGTCCGTGCGGCTGCTGGATATTGAGTCTCAG GAGGAGCTGGAGAACTTCCCCCTGCCGACGGTGCAGCACAGCCAGACAGTGCTCGACCAGCTGCGCTACCCGTCGGTGCTGCTGCTCGTGTGCCAGGACGCAGAGCAGAGCAGGCCGGACATCCACTTCTTCCACTGCGATGAGGTGGAG GCAGAGCTGGTGCACGAGGACATCGAGAGCGCGCTGGCCGACTGCCGGCTGGGCAAGAAGATGCGGCCGCAGACCCTGAA GGGGCACCAGGAGAAGATCCGGCAGCGGCTGTCgatcctgccccctccccagggcccagccCCCATCCCCTTCCAGAGCCACGGTGAGGACTCCCCTCAGGCCAGGAACCGCGTGGGCCCGCTGCTCGGAGAGCCAG GCTACCGCTGTCGGGAGTCACAGGACGAGGAGCCGCGGGCCGTGCTGGCTCAGAAGATAGAGAAGGAGACG CAAATTCTCAACTGCGCCCTGGATGACATTGAGTGGTTCGTGGCCAGGCTACAGAAGGCGGCCGAGGCCTTCAAGCAGCTGAACCAGCGGAAGAAGGGCAAGAAGAGGGGGAAGAAGGGGCCGGCAG AGGGAGTCCTCACGCTGCGGGCACGGCCCCCGTCCGAGGGCGAGTTCGTTGACTGCTTCCAGAAAACCAAGCTGGCCATCAACCTGCTG GCGAAGCTGCAGAAGCACATCCAGAACCCCAGCGCGGCTGAGCTCCTGCACTTCCTCTTTGGGCCTCTGGACCTG ATCATCAACACCTGTGGTGGCCCAAACATCGCGCGCTCCGTCTCCAGCCCCCTGCTCTCCTGTGATGCTGTGAGCTTCCTGCGTGGCCACCTGGTCCCCAAGGAGATGTCACTGTGGGAGTTGCTGGGGGAGACCTGGACGCGGCCCCg CTCTGAGTGGCCACGGGAGCCACAAGTACCCTTCTACGTGCCCAAGTTCCACAGCGGCTGGGAGCCACCCCTGGACGTGCTGCAGGAGGCTCCCTGGGAGGTGGAGGGGCTGGCATCCTCCCTCAGTGACCAG CCAACTCCAGTGGGCCGACCAACTGTTCGGCACTCCCCAAAGCACAGCCTCACTTCTGAGCTCACAGCCCCGGGGGACGCCGGAGCGCCTGTCAGCTCCCCACATACTCACAG GGGCTACCAGCCAACGCCAGCCATGGCTAAGTACGTCAAGATTCTCTACGACTTCACAGCCCGCAATGCCAACGAGCTGTCAGTGCTCAAGGATGAGGTCCTAGAA GTGCTGGAGGACGGCCGGCAGTGGTGGAAACTGCGTAACCGCAGCGGCCAGGCCGGCTACGTGCCCTGCAACATCCTGGACGAGGCTCGGCCCGAGGACGCCGGCGCGCCCCCGGAGCAG GCCGGTCAGAAATACTGGGGTCCCGCCAGCCCGACCCACAAGCTGCCCGCGAGCTTCGCGGGAAATAAAGACG AGCTGATGCAGCACATGGACGAGGTCAACGACGAGCTCCTGCGCAAGATCAGCCACATCAAGGCGCAGCCGCAGCGGCAGTTCCGCGTGGGGCGCAGCCAGCACGTGCACCGGCCGCTCACCTACGAGTCGGGCCCCGGCGAGGTCCGCGCCTGGCTGGAAGCCAAGGCCTTCAGCTCACG GGTCGTGGAGAGCCTGGGCATCCTGACCGGGCCGCAGCTCTTCTCGCTGAACAAGGACGAGCTGCGGAAGGTGTGCGGGGAGGAGGGCGCGCGCGTGTACAGCCAGCTCACCGTGCAGAAGGCCGTCCTGGAG AAGCAGCAGAGCGGGTCGGAGCTGGAGGAGCTCATGAGCAAGTTTCACTCCAAGAaccagagaagggaagaaaacagcTAG
- the TALDO1 gene encoding transaldolase, whose amino-acid sequence MSGSPVKRQRMESTLDQLKQLTTVVADTGDFHAIDEFKPQDATTNPSLILAAAQMPAYQELVEEAIAYGRKLDGSQEDQIKNAIDKLFVLFGAEILKKIPGRVSTEVDARLSFDKDAMVARARRLIELYKEAGISKDRILIKLSSTWEGIQAGKELEEQHGIHCNMTLLFSFAQAVACAEAGVTLISPFVGRILDWHVANTGRKSYEPLEDPGVKSVTKIYNYYKKFGYKTIVMGASFRNTGQIKALAGCDFLTISPKLLGELLKDNAKLAPVLSATAAQASDLEKIHLDEKAFRWLHNEDQMAVEKLSDGIRKFAADAVKLERMLTERMFSAENGK is encoded by the exons ATGTCCGGCTCCCCCGTGAAGCGCCAGAGGATGGAGTCCACGCTGGACCAGCTCAAGCAGCTCACCACCGTGGTGGCCGACACGGGCGACTTCCACG CCATCGATGAGTTCAAGCCCCAGGAcgccaccaccaacccatctcTGATCCTGGCTGCGGCACAGATGCCCGCCTACCAGGAGCTGGTGGAGGAGGCCATCGCCTACGGCAGGAAGCTGGATGG GTCACAAGAGGACCAGATTAAAAATGCTATTGACAAACTTTTTGTGCTGTTCGGAGCAGAAATACTGAAGAAGATTCCTGGCCGTGTGTCCACGGAAGTGGATGCGAG GCTCTCCTTTGATAAGGATGCAATGGTGGCACGAGCCAGGCGCCTCATTGAGCTGTACAAGGAAGCTGGAATCAGCAAGGACAGAATTCTTATAAAGTTATCATCAACCTGGGAAGGAATCCAGGCTGGAAA GGAGCTCGAGGAGCAGCATGGCATCCACTGCAACATGACGCTGCTCTTCTCCTTCGCCCAGGCCGTGGCCTGCGCCGAGGCGGGCGTGACACTCATCTCCCCCTTCGTGGGGCGCATCCTTGATTGGCACGTGGCAAACACGGGCAGGAAGTCATACGAGCCCCTGGAGGACCCTG gggtgaaGAGCGTCACCAAAATCTACAACTACTACAAGAAGTTTGGCTATAAGACCATTGTCATGGGCGCCTCCTTCCGCAACACAGGCCAGATCAAGGCACTGGCGGGCTGCGACTTCCTCACCATCTCGCCCAAGCTCCTGGGGGAGCTGCTCAAGGACAACGCCAAGCTGGCACCTGTGCTCTCAGCTACAGCGG CCCAGGCCAGTGACCTGGAGAAGATCCACCTGGATGAGAAGGCCTTCCGCTGGCTGCACAACGAGGACCAGATGGCCGTGGAAAAGCTCTCCGACGGGATCCGAAAGTTTGCTGCCGATGCCGTGAAGCTGGAGCGGATGCTGACG GAGCGCATGTTCAGTGCAGAGAATGGGAAGTAG